Genomic window (Arthrobacter sp. StoSoilA2):
GCGGTGCCCGCCGCGGGCTGGCAGTGGACGCCTTTGCGTCGTGGCTGGGTGCCCTGAACTACTTCCCTTCCGAAGAGGCCTTACTGGCGAACCGGATGATGGACGTTATTGGGGCCGACCCGGACGTGACACGGATTGAGGACGTGGCGGCCCGGCTCGCTGTCTCGGGGCGGACGCTCCAGCGAATTGCCAGGAAATACATCGGGCTCAGCCCGTCGGCGCTCATACGTCGACGTCGACTGCAGGATGCCGCGGAGAGGGCACGTCTGGACCCTTCCGCTGATCTTGCGGGCATCGCGGCCGAACTTGGCTATGCCGATCACGCACATTTGACGAACGACTTCCAGAAGTACCTGGGGTTCACCCCGAGCACCTATCGGCGTGTGGTTGGCGGTTAGTCGTCGGCCGATCCCGGCTCGCTCAAATGCCGGTTGAACTCCGCCCCCGCGGCGTCCGGCATGACGTTGCTGCCGAGCCCCATGATGCGGGACTTCAAGGAGCCGCCAAGCACGTTTCCCTCACCTTTCATCTCTGTGGAGCTCATCGGTCATCCCTTTCGATTCGCTGTGGGGATTCCAGCGCGAAGCGCGCCCGGAGAAAGACTGTAACTGACAGGTTACTTAGTATTTTCGCATCCGGCGCCAATAGGGACAAAGCTGCTGGCTACACCGAAGCGGGCACCGGTGGTTCCGTAACCTCTTTGGTGGGTTCCGGCGTCGTGGTTTCCCCGCGGAAGGCGGCCAGCATCGCCTCACGATCGAATTGCCCCTCCCATTTGGACACCACAAACGTGGCAACGCAGTTGCCGAGCAGGTTGACCACGACGCGCATTGAGTCCATCAGCCTGTCGGCTCCGAGGAGCAATGCAACGCCCGCAACGGGGAAGATTCCCAAAGCGCCGGCGGTAGCGGAAAGGGCCAGGAAGGCCGAACCCGGAACGCCTGCCATCCCTTTGGAGGTCAACATCAGGATCCCGAGGGCGGCCAGCTGCTGGCCCAAATCGAGGTTATGCCCGAAGGCCTGGGCAAGGAACAGCAGCGAGATCGAAAGGTAGAGGGCGGCGCCGTCGAGGTTGAAAGAGTAGCCCGTGGGAACCACCAAGCCCGTGGTTGCGCGGGAGCAGCCTGCGTTGGTCAGCTTGGTCATGATCCGTGGCAGCACTGATTCTGTGGATGCCGTGCCCAGCGCCAGCATGAACTCTTCGCGGGAGTACTTGATGAACTGCCACAGTGGAACGCGTGGATACGCCCAGGCCACGATGAACAGCAATCCGATGAAGACCAGTGCCGAACCGTAGCACGCAGCCACCAGCAAGGCGTAGGTGCTCAACGAGCTGAGCCCGTACTGGCCGATGATGAATGCCATGGCCCCGAAGGCGCCTACAGGGGCAACACGCATCACCCAGGACATGATCTTGAAGAAGAGTTCGAGGGTGGTCTCCATGAGGTCGATGACGGGCTTGCACTTCTCCCGTCCCACCACCACGATGGCCGCCCCGAAGAAGACCGCGAAACACAGGACCTGCAGCAACGTGTTGGATGCGAAGGCTCCAACCACGCTGGTGGGAATGATGCCCAGCAGGAACTGTCCTGCATCCTTTGGTGGCGCCGTGGTGGTCTTGGCGTTGACGGCTTCTACTGACAGGGAGGTGGGATCGATGTTCAGGCCGGCTCCCGGCTGTACGATGTTGGCCACGAGCAGCCCGAACGCAAGGGCGAACAGTGTGGCGGCGGTGAAGTAGATGAGGGCTTTGACGCCCACCCGGCCAACGGACTTCACGTCGCCCACGGCCGAGATGCCGGTGACGATGACCAGGAATATCAGTGGCGCAATGATCATCTTGATGAGTTGGATAAAGCCATCGCCAAGGGGGCGAAGCGCGGACCCGACGCCCGGCCAGAAGTAGCCAATGGCGACCCCCAGCACCACAGCCACCAGGATCTGGAAAAACAGGGATCTATAGAGTGGCTTCTTGGCCGCTGGGCTCACAGCCATAGCGGGTGCGGGAATCTTCATGGGGGCGCCTATCTGTGCGGGGCCATGCAGGGTCACGGCCGGGGATCACACATGACGCTATGAGGGGCGTGTTTCGGAAATGCTAATTTCAAAGCCTTTTTGTGTTTAATATCGGAATCAAGATTTCACGATACGAAAATGCCTACTGCAGTTGAAGGGGTTGGCAGCCTTCCGCGAGCACCTCCGGCGGCTTTGGAGCGGGCTTATGGAGCGCATCAAGAAACAACCTGTAGGAGACCACCCCCGCACTTGCGGACCCGCTGGAGCAGCAGCATCGGTAAACGTGCGTCATCCAAGGACCGGGCAGGAGGGCTCGAAGCCACGAGTCGCACTCGGTCAACGAGAGCGGGGCTTGGATTCCACTGTCCCTGCGATGAGCAGCAATGGATACAGTGACACATGTTCCTGCTGGCGCCGGGCCCGTGGCGAACCATCCCCATTCCACGGCTTCGACGACGATCGTCACATTGACGGTCTCGTCCTCAAATGATGGGGTGGGGCTCATTCGATAGTGGCGTCGGCCGCGGTGGCGGGAGCCGCGTTGCGAGGACCCACTTAGTGCCTCGCGAAGTTCGTTCAGTTCCGTGCCATGTTTGTGGCGGATCCTCGCGCTGAGGTCCGCGACCAGGTTTCCTTCTGCTGCGGCAGGCGCCGGGGCGCCGACGGTGCGGGTGGGTGCCGTGACAGAAAACGTGTCACGAATGGGCTGCTCAGACCGGTGCACGACACCCCCAGGACTTTGACCATCAGGCAGGTTAGACGAGGATACCCGTCCAAAAATCAAATCGCTAGAGGAACCGTTCGATTATCCCTGCCTTAGCCCCGCCCCATCGAGCACCAGATTGGCGGTGATGAACCGACCGCACTGCTCGCCAAACGGGTAGTCGGCCTTGGGCGTGAACGTCAGCGTCCGAACAGGCAATGCGGTCCCGGATGGGGACGTGCCGGACACGGTTGCCTCGATGGGGGATTCCGTCAGGTTGGGCAGGAAGAGGTTGCCGTGCAGGGTGCCGTCCGGGGAGGACGTTGCCGAGCAAGCGCCCTCGGGTGCGCAGCCCTGATCTACGGAGATGCTTCCGGGAAACAGCTCCAGGTCCGCTTCTGTGCAGGCGCCGTCTTGGCACGCCTTCATGCGAATGGACTTAACCTCGTGCACGTAGCTGGCCTGAATGGTCAGGGACACCACCGGCGCCATCGCGATGGCTGGGCACGGGGGTGGCGATTCCGGATAGCAACCCGGAATCAGCGAGGTCATCGCCGCGAGGGTCCAAGCCAATCCGATCTTGCCCATGATTCAGCCTAAGCCGGGCCCGGGTTCCTGCACCCGGAGCCCAGGCAAAAGGCACCCGCATCGTTACGGCTCACACTGGCCCGTTGCCGAACCGACATCACGCCCCAATTGCCGCTTACGCTGGGAGCCGCAATCCGCCGTCGTGCATTTCCGCCAGGCCGTCGAGCAGCAGCCCGTCGAGTGCCCGTTCCAGCTGCTCGGGGGCTGAGTTGAGCCGGTGCAGTGCTGCCAGCGGAATCCCGACGCCGGACGGCGCGAACCCGAGGTCGGCAGGAGCCTGTTCAAACATTTCGCGCGGAACCGGGGCAGCAGCTTCGCGGAGGACGGCCATCACGGCGCCGCGGACTTGCCGGTCCGTGCCGTGCCAGGACTGACCCTTGGGCGTGTACGACGGCGGCGGCTCACCTGCCGCGAGCCAGGCGCAGCTTGAGCGCACAGGACACTCGACGCACTTAGGGGTGCGCGCCGTGCACACCATCGCACCCAGTTCCATGACGGAGGCGTTCCACCGCACGGACAGGTGCCGGTCTTCGGGCAGCAAGGCGTCGGCAAGGCGCATCTCGGCTGCGGTGAGCGTCGGAGCGGGCAGGGCGTGACCGGAGATGAGGCGCGCATGGACGCGGCGAATGTTGGTGTCCACCACTGTTTCGCGGCGCCCGAAAGCAAAGGCGGCGACGGCGGCAGCTGTGTAACTGCCGACGCCTGGCAGGCTCAAGAGCTCGGGATAGGTGTCCGGGACGTCGCCTCCGTGCTCGTCCCGGATTGCGACGGCGGCCGCGTGCAGTCGCAGCGCCCGGCGCGGATAACCCAGACGGCCCCAATGGCGCACGGCTTCCCCTGAAGGCTCGTCGGCAAGGTGGGCGGGAGTGGGCCAGCGTTCCATCCAGTCCCGCCAGACCGGCAGCACGCGCACCACCGGCGTCTGCTGGAGCATGACTTCGCTGACCAGGATCCCCCAGGCGCTGCAGTCAGGCTCGCGCCACGGAAGGTCCCTTGCGGTCTCGCCGAACCACTGGTCCAGGGCGCGATGGAGGCCATCGAGGTGGTGGGCACCGGGGTCCGTACCGTGGTTCGTACTGTGGTCCGTACCGGGAAGTGCCATGCGTCAGATCTCCCGGACTGTTGAAGTTTAGGCTTGCGCAGAAGCGCTGGAATTCTGCCCTCTACTGTAGTGGAAACCAGGACGGCAATCCTCGTGCGGTGCACGTCACACAGGGCGGGTTTGGCGTCCGGCGGCGTGGTGGTGGCGTGCAGCGGAGTGGGCCCGCCTAGCCTAGAAACATGGCCAATCAGGGTAAGAACCAGTCGTCCGCGCGCACATCAGCGCCGGCGAAGGGTGCTGCCCGCAGTTCAGGTGGTTCCGCCCGCCCTGGCACCCCGACGCCCAGGCGACGTCCAAGCCCGGCCGTCTACCGCCGTCGTCGGCAGTTTGTCTTCGGCGCTTTGCTGCTGGTGATCGCCCTCGTAGTGGCTGGCGTCGTGGCAATCACCGGCGCGCTCGCAAGTAAGTCCGAGCCGCAAGCTGTCAGCACACCGGAAGCGTCCCAGGTGCCCACGCAAGGGAATGCGCCCACAGCGGGCACTGCTTCCCCGTCCGCAAAGCCCACGCCCGTGTGCGACCTGAACCTGGTGACCGTCGCCGCGGCTACTGACAAGCCGGCCTACTCGGCTGAGGAGAAGCCGCTGCTCACCATGACCATCACCAATGGCGGGACGGCGCCTTGCGAGGTCAACGTTGGCACGTCGCAGATGGAGTACGTGGTGATGAGTGGCTCGGACAGGATCTTTTCCTCCAAGGATTGCCAGGCCGGAAGTGAAGACCTGGTCAAGACCATCCAGCCAGGCAAGAGCGAGACCGCCAATTTCCCCTGGCAACGCAACCGGACGCTGGAGGGCTGCGCTGCGATCGACGCCAAGCCCGGCGCGGGCGGCGCCTACTACACGTTCGAGGCCCGGCTGGGGAACAAGTCCAGCACCAAGGCAGTGTTTCAGCTGAACTAGCGGCCGGAGGAGAGTGGGCGGAAAGCGTCCGACGGCGGCAATCGGCTTCTAGAGGAAACGGTCCAGCAAGCTTGCTTCGGCCATGCGGCTCAGACCCTCGCGGACCGTGCGTGCGCGCTGATCGCCGATGCCGTCAACAGTCATGAGGTCATCGATGGTGGCTGCCATGAGGTTCTGCAAGCCGCCGAAGTAGTCCACCAGGCGATCGGCGACGGCCTTCGGCACGGACTTGAGGCCGGACAGTAGGCGGTAGCCGCGGGGCTGGACCACGGCGTCCAGCTGCTCAACGCCACCCGCGAAGCCGATGATTCCGGCAATCCTGCTCAAGTCAATCAGTTCAGTGGGGCCGAGGTTGAGGAGCGCCTGGACGGCTTCTTCAATATCCTCGGGAGTGGCGTCGGGGTCTGCGTAGTCGCGGATGATGACATCGCTGCCCGGGCCGCGGCCCATGGTGAGCTCCTCCACCTGGAGGGACAGCAGGCGGCCGTCTTCGCCAAGTTCCAGAACGTACTGAGCGATTTCCTCGGAGATACGCCGAACCATTTCCTGGCGTTGCAGGGTGACGGCCACATCCCTGACCGTGACCAGTGCTTCAATCTCCAGTGCTGAAAGGGAACTGGTGACTTGGTCCAGTCTCGCGCTGTAACGCTCCAACGTTGCCAAGGCCTGGTTGGCCCGCGCGAGGACCTTCTCCGAGCCCTCCAGGACGTGCCGCAGGCCGTTCACGTACAGCGCGATGATCTGCATCGACTGGCTGACGGAAATAACGGGAACGCCGGTCTGGATGGCGACGCGCTCGGCTGTGCGGTGCCGGGTCCCGGATTCCTGGGTCTCGATGCTTGAGTCCGGAACGAGCTGCACAGCGGCACGGACGATGTTGCTGGCGTCCTTGTCGCAGATGATGGCGCCGTCCATCTTGGCGAGCTCACGCAGGCGCGTGGGCGAGAACTCGATGCCGATATCGAATCCGCCGGAACAGATGGAGTCGATGGTGCGGTCCGAGCCCAACACGATCAAGGCCCCGGTGCGTCCACGGAGGATGCGCTCCAAGCCGTCCCGTAGTGGAGTTCCGGGTGCGACTCTGGCCAGAGTCGCCTTGAGCGACTCTTCCGGGCTCCGGGCCATTGGGTTTCCCTTCGAAGGTGCAAGCCATGGCTCACAGACAAGCTGAATCCGGCATCTGCGGGCGCTTCGAAAAATGCCCTGATGACGACTAGCACCATGATATGGCTTCCGGGCACCGTTAACCGCACCAGCAAGCCCCAAAGTGGGTCATTTCGTTATGTGCGGGGATGGCTGGAAGGTGCGTTTTCTTGCCTCACCGGCAAGGGTTGTTTGGGCCTATTGGGCGGTTGACGTGCTTCGATATAACAAATTGGTGTAGATATTCTAGTAATCCACCTGCCGCTTCAGCTTGTTCCCGAGCCACAGCATCGCCAGGCTCACCAGGAGGAAGCCGACGGAAATCGCTGCGGCAAAAACCACCACACCGCCCCAGCCACCTGCCCGGGCGGGGTCGATGAACCAGTACGGGTACCACTTGACGAACGCTCCACGGATGAGGCTATAGACCAGGTAGCCCACCGGGTAGAGCAGCCAGTACCAGATATGGCGGGTAGTCAAGGTTGCCCGCGGTGGTTGGAACAGCCAGTCCACCACCATCACCACAGGGATCAGGTAGTGGACCACAAAGTTGACCCACGGAAGAAGGGAGCCAAGGTCCTCGCCGGCAAGCAAAGCGCCGAATACCAGTCCAACTACGGCCATGGCGATGGTCGCCGTGCCGCGGGTGGCGTCATCGATCTCACTGGGTCGTTTCCGGACCAGAACCCTGTATCCGCTGATGAGCAGCACCACGGCCGCGAAGATATTGGATAAGTTGGTGAAGTAGCTGAAGAAGTTCCAGACGTCGTACCCCATGCCTAAATGAACCGTCAGCTGCGTTCCCACTGCCACCAGGGTCAAAAGGCCAAAGAAAAAGCGTCCCCCAATAAGCACAGTTCTTTTGGTCATGGCCCAATCCTTGCCGAAACCGCAGCTCAGCGGGCTCCCGACACCCCGGCGGAATTACGTGATCAGCAGTTCCAGCGCTTCGGCCAGGTGGCCAACTTCCCGCACCGAGAAGCCGTCCGGGATGACACCGGCGCCCGCCGGGCTGGCAGGCACGATCGCATGCGTGAACCCTAGCCGGTGGGCTTCCTGGATGCGCTGGTTAATCCCGGGAACGGGACGTACTTCGCCAGCCAGGCCCACTTCGCCGAACGCAATGAGCCGTTGGGGTAGCGCCTTGCGGGACTTGGCCGATGCGACGGCCAACGCAACAGCCAAGTCTGTGGCCGGCTCCGTGAGTTTCACCCCGCCCACGGTTGCCACATACGAATCGTCCTTATGGAGCATGCAGCCGGCACGCTGCTGAAGCACTGCGAGCAACATGGCAACCCTGGAGCTTTCCAGCCCGCTGGTGGCACGCCGGGGCTGGGAATTGGCGCTCTCGGCGAGGAGCGACTGGACCTCAGCGAGCAAGGGCCTGCGACCCTCCATGGTCACTGTGATGCAGGTTCCGGAGACGGGCTCCCGGGTCCGCGAAACGAACAACCCGCTGGGATCGGCCAACCCCTCGATGCCGGCCTCGTTAAGATCAAAGCAACCGACGTCGTCCGTGGCGCCATAGCGGTTTTTTACGGCCCGCAACAGCCGCAGGCGCGAGTGGCGCTCGCCTTCGAACTGGCATACGACATCCACAAGGTGTTCCAGCAAACGCGGCCCTGCGATGGTGCCTTCCTTGGTCACATGGCCAACCAGCAACGTTGTCATGTTGCGTCGCTTGGCCGCAGAGATGATGGACGCCGCAACCTCGCGTACCTGCGAGACACCACCGGCGCTTCCTTCGACGTCGGCGCTGCTGAGCGTCTGCACAGAGTCCACGATCAGCAGCTTGGGCTCGAGCTTCTCCACTTGGCCCAATGCCTGCCCAAGATCGGTCTCGGCGGACAGATACAAAGTGTGCGCAACGGCGTCGATCCGCTCCGCCCGGAGCTTCACCTGTGCTGCGGATTCCTCGCCCGTAATGTACAGGACATCCTGCCCTGTGCGGGCAAATTTCGCGGCGACGTCCAGCAGCAGGGTGGACTTCCCGACGCCGGGTTCCCCAGCGAGCAGGATGACGGCACCGGGAACGAGCCCTCCTCCAAGGACGCGGTCCAACTCGTCCACACCCGTGGGCAGGAATGCCGCCGTTGTCCCATCCACCTCAGCGATCCGGCGGGCCGGCTCCAAAACTGTTGCGGCCGCCGTCGTACGCGCAACAGTGGCGCCGTACTCCTCAACGGTTCCCCACGCCTGGCACTCACCGCACCTGCCCACCCACTTGATGGCCGTCCAGCCGCATTCGGCGCATTTGTAGGCGGGTGTCTTGGATGCGCGGGAGGTCTTGGAAGCCATGGGTTCAAGGTTAGTCGCGGGGGCTGACAGTATTAGCCGCGAGATGGCATTTGATGCCAATGTTCAGCCGGCGGATTGTCATTAAATGCCATCTCGGCGGGAGCGGCCTACAGAGCCGGCAGCACGTCCCGGGCCTCGTCGGGTTCCAAACCGCTCGCTTCCAGCAAATCCACCATGAGGGGGCGGAACAACATCACCACGGTTTCGCCCTCAAGCTTCTGAACGTCCAGCATTTTGGGGTGCAGGCGCGAGGCGATGTCGGTCAGCTCGTTGCGTGCGTGACGCAGATGAACGCGGCGGGTTCCTTCGCTCTGCTCCGCCAGGCCGATGGTCAGTTCATCGATTGCGGCGGCAGTTTCCTGCAGCACCTCGGAAATGCTTTCAATTGCTTCGTCGGACAGCGCAGCATGGTTGATTGCGCTGGTGAGCCTGCGGGCAAAAACGCGGCTGTTACGGAGCGCGAGGTCGATGTATTCCAGCGAGTGCTCCAGGCTGGCTAGCTCGTCGCGGTGCCTCCGGTGCGCCGGGGCGAGCGTTGCAACTTCGCCGGACGCCCGCAGGGTCTGCCGCATCCGGTCCACCAGTGGCTGGCAGTTACGGCCGCGAATCAGCGCGTGCCAGGCGATGGTGGAGTCACTTTCGACCATGGCCTTGGCGCACTCGCGCAGCACTTCGGCGAGTTCGTGCAGGATTTTTTGGACATCCTTTCGCGGCTCCCGGCGCGGGTCCTTCGGCACCAAAATGGTCACCAGCAGAGCGAACACCCCACCCACCACCGCATCCAGGCTTCGCGTGAACGGCCCGCCGGCCGGCGCAGGCAGCAGCACCACCAGCAGCGACTGGAGCCCCAGCTGGGTGGTGAAAATAGTCCCGCTGTCCAGGAACCTGGCCAGCAGGATAGAGAAAAGAAGCACGACGGCGGCCTGCAGGATCCCAGCGCCCAGCCAGTGGAGCAGCAGGTCACCCACCACGATGCCGAGCGTGCAGCCCAGACCGACCTCAATAACACGGCGCAAGCGCGGATCACGGGAGAAGCCGAGCGCAATCAGCGAAGAAGTGGCCGCGAACAAGGGCCCCTGGTGACCCAGTACGTATTCCGCGAAAGCGTAGGCCCCCACTGCGCACACCGTCATTTGAATAGCGGGCGTCAGCGAGTTCCGGCTACGGACCAATCCCGTCCGGACTCTGGCACGCAGGAACCTCTTGCTTGCAGAAAATCCCTTCGCGGCAGCCATGTCCTCCAGTCTATTTGCCGAACGGCCGCCAAAGACGGGAACCCAGCCCCCACTCAAGGTGGCACGCGCCACATAACCCAATG
Coding sequences:
- a CDS encoding FUSC family protein, with amino-acid sequence MAAAKGFSASKRFLRARVRTGLVRSRNSLTPAIQMTVCAVGAYAFAEYVLGHQGPLFAATSSLIALGFSRDPRLRRVIEVGLGCTLGIVVGDLLLHWLGAGILQAAVVLLFSILLARFLDSGTIFTTQLGLQSLLVVLLPAPAGGPFTRSLDAVVGGVFALLVTILVPKDPRREPRKDVQKILHELAEVLRECAKAMVESDSTIAWHALIRGRNCQPLVDRMRQTLRASGEVATLAPAHRRHRDELASLEHSLEYIDLALRNSRVFARRLTSAINHAALSDEAIESISEVLQETAAAIDELTIGLAEQSEGTRRVHLRHARNELTDIASRLHPKMLDVQKLEGETVVMLFRPLMVDLLEASGLEPDEARDVLPAL
- the disA gene encoding DNA integrity scanning diadenylate cyclase DisA; the protein is MARSPEESLKATLARVAPGTPLRDGLERILRGRTGALIVLGSDRTIDSICSGGFDIGIEFSPTRLRELAKMDGAIICDKDASNIVRAAVQLVPDSSIETQESGTRHRTAERVAIQTGVPVISVSQSMQIIALYVNGLRHVLEGSEKVLARANQALATLERYSARLDQVTSSLSALEIEALVTVRDVAVTLQRQEMVRRISEEIAQYVLELGEDGRLLSLQVEELTMGRGPGSDVIIRDYADPDATPEDIEEAVQALLNLGPTELIDLSRIAGIIGFAGGVEQLDAVVQPRGYRLLSGLKSVPKAVADRLVDYFGGLQNLMAATIDDLMTVDGIGDQRARTVREGLSRMAEASLLDRFL
- a CDS encoding Pr6Pr family membrane protein → MTKRTVLIGGRFFFGLLTLVAVGTQLTVHLGMGYDVWNFFSYFTNLSNIFAAVVLLISGYRVLVRKRPSEIDDATRGTATIAMAVVGLVFGALLAGEDLGSLLPWVNFVVHYLIPVVMVVDWLFQPPRATLTTRHIWYWLLYPVGYLVYSLIRGAFVKWYPYWFIDPARAGGWGGVVVFAAAISVGFLLVSLAMLWLGNKLKRQVDY
- a CDS encoding helix-turn-helix transcriptional regulator, which gives rise to MDSSFKGILYPARLPTFNRLAAPESVAELVQWFWIPEWDIEPGRMSRQHLIAYPASNLVVQLDDVVFSGPTTRAAYRDLNGRGWAVGALLSPAAVPVFTDDPGSLRDAEVVLPFEDLHRSVVQAMNAPDGGARRGLAVDAFASWLGALNYFPSEEALLANRMMDVIGADPDVTRIEDVAARLAVSGRTLQRIARKYIGLSPSALIRRRRLQDAAERARLDPSADLAGIAAELGYADHAHLTNDFQKYLGFTPSTYRRVVGG
- a CDS encoding cation:dicarboxylase symporter family transporter; protein product: MKIPAPAMAVSPAAKKPLYRSLFFQILVAVVLGVAIGYFWPGVGSALRPLGDGFIQLIKMIIAPLIFLVIVTGISAVGDVKSVGRVGVKALIYFTAATLFALAFGLLVANIVQPGAGLNIDPTSLSVEAVNAKTTTAPPKDAGQFLLGIIPTSVVGAFASNTLLQVLCFAVFFGAAIVVVGREKCKPVIDLMETTLELFFKIMSWVMRVAPVGAFGAMAFIIGQYGLSSLSTYALLVAACYGSALVFIGLLFIVAWAYPRVPLWQFIKYSREEFMLALGTASTESVLPRIMTKLTNAGCSRATTGLVVPTGYSFNLDGAALYLSISLLFLAQAFGHNLDLGQQLAALGILMLTSKGMAGVPGSAFLALSATAGALGIFPVAGVALLLGADRLMDSMRVVVNLLGNCVATFVVSKWEGQFDREAMLAAFRGETTTPEPTKEVTEPPVPASV
- the radA gene encoding DNA repair protein RadA, translating into MASKTSRASKTPAYKCAECGWTAIKWVGRCGECQAWGTVEEYGATVARTTAAATVLEPARRIAEVDGTTAAFLPTGVDELDRVLGGGLVPGAVILLAGEPGVGKSTLLLDVAAKFARTGQDVLYITGEESAAQVKLRAERIDAVAHTLYLSAETDLGQALGQVEKLEPKLLIVDSVQTLSSADVEGSAGGVSQVREVAASIISAAKRRNMTTLLVGHVTKEGTIAGPRLLEHLVDVVCQFEGERHSRLRLLRAVKNRYGATDDVGCFDLNEAGIEGLADPSGLFVSRTREPVSGTCITVTMEGRRPLLAEVQSLLAESANSQPRRATSGLESSRVAMLLAVLQQRAGCMLHKDDSYVATVGGVKLTEPATDLAVALAVASAKSRKALPQRLIAFGEVGLAGEVRPVPGINQRIQEAHRLGFTHAIVPASPAGAGVIPDGFSVREVGHLAEALELLIT
- a CDS encoding A/G-specific adenine glycosylase, which codes for MLVSEVMLQQTPVVRVLPVWRDWMERWPTPAHLADEPSGEAVRHWGRLGYPRRALRLHAAAVAIRDEHGGDVPDTYPELLSLPGVGSYTAAAVAAFAFGRRETVVDTNIRRVHARLISGHALPAPTLTAAEMRLADALLPEDRHLSVRWNASVMELGAMVCTARTPKCVECPVRSSCAWLAAGEPPPSYTPKGQSWHGTDRQVRGAVMAVLREAAAPVPREMFEQAPADLGFAPSGVGIPLAALHRLNSAPEQLERALDGLLLDGLAEMHDGGLRLPA